A window from Pseudomonas moraviensis encodes these proteins:
- a CDS encoding alpha/beta hydrolase encodes MTNITTRDINFSVNYGDETLSLKGTVFQPEQRDAASQKLPPVIFNSGFTGGVTMYGQLFGRALAALGYRVMTYDVAGFFSNKHIRNTIESGDKVITNVILEDQKDEVLGAVAWARENFGEMPVVASWAMGSVASLGAVAELAAAGAEQIRFWVPMSYTNIRKLQALRADPAAADAAIAQLADDAPIPPFDTGTDETRLGYYPLDPETQAYVDQQLGGYTEAGGADRWPGCTYVTAKSYKSYVQYDPEQSIEGAKGFPPALIIHGADNTLHMPSESVRLHQNYPGDAGPHALIISKMQHGQQNQADHPVFKSMIQSIDEAIRARA; translated from the coding sequence ATGACGAACATTACAACAAGAGACATCAACTTCAGCGTCAACTACGGCGATGAAACACTCAGCCTCAAAGGCACGGTATTTCAGCCGGAACAACGCGATGCTGCGTCGCAAAAACTGCCACCGGTAATTTTCAACTCCGGCTTCACCGGCGGAGTCACGATGTATGGCCAGTTGTTCGGTCGCGCCCTGGCGGCCCTTGGTTATCGGGTCATGACGTACGACGTCGCAGGCTTCTTTTCCAACAAGCACATCCGTAACACCATCGAGTCCGGCGATAAAGTCATCACCAACGTCATTCTCGAAGACCAGAAAGATGAAGTGTTGGGGGCCGTTGCGTGGGCGCGGGAAAATTTCGGTGAGATGCCGGTAGTCGCATCGTGGGCGATGGGCTCGGTGGCAAGCCTTGGAGCGGTGGCTGAACTCGCCGCGGCCGGCGCCGAACAGATCCGCTTCTGGGTGCCGATGAGCTACACCAACATCCGCAAATTGCAGGCCTTGCGCGCAGATCCGGCGGCAGCGGATGCGGCCATCGCGCAACTCGCCGATGACGCGCCGATCCCGCCGTTCGACACCGGCACCGATGAGACCCGGCTGGGTTACTACCCACTGGATCCTGAAACTCAGGCCTACGTCGACCAGCAACTGGGCGGCTACACCGAAGCAGGCGGCGCTGATCGTTGGCCGGGCTGCACCTACGTGACGGCGAAATCCTACAAGTCCTACGTGCAATATGACCCGGAGCAATCCATCGAAGGCGCAAAAGGCTTCCCGCCCGCGCTGATCATTCACGGCGCTGACAACACGTTGCACATGCCGTCGGAGTCCGTGCGTCTGCATCAAAACTATCCGGGCGATGCCGGCCCGCACGCGTTGATCATTTCGAAAATGCAGCATGGTCAGCAGAATCAGGCCGACCACCCGGTGTTCAAATCGATGATCCAGAGCATCGACGAAGCCATCCGCGCGCGGGCCTGA
- a CDS encoding GlxA family transcriptional regulator, translated as MTAPIDSATSVNNCTTKRIGLLILPQFSMMALAGASEPLRAANRLSGKTLYEWTLLTESGGPVSSSSGIEIHTVPVDQAPELDRVFVLASLDIEHQKPPKILRFLQRAASRGITVGALSTGTFILARAGLLEGKRCTLHWESIGQFSEEFPTIEVTRELYVNHDNRWTCAGGTAAIDLMLAQIALDFGNQLAASIAEQFLHARIRAPEEHQRMSIQWRFGIHDRRLTAAIAFMENNLENIVGIEEIADRCNLSHRQLERLWHQHFGMTPKKFYLELRLNEARRLLRESTQPIASIAYSCGFVSASHLGAAYRRVWGCTPGEERRKFDDAHS; from the coding sequence ATGACAGCCCCCATCGATTCAGCGACGTCTGTGAATAACTGTACGACCAAGCGAATCGGGCTGCTCATTCTCCCGCAGTTCTCCATGATGGCGCTGGCGGGTGCCAGTGAGCCGCTGCGTGCGGCCAATCGGCTGTCCGGCAAAACGCTTTATGAGTGGACCCTGCTGACTGAATCAGGCGGCCCGGTCAGCTCCAGCAGCGGCATCGAAATCCACACCGTGCCGGTTGATCAGGCGCCGGAACTGGATCGCGTGTTCGTTCTGGCGAGCCTGGACATCGAGCATCAGAAACCACCGAAAATCCTGCGTTTCCTCCAGCGTGCGGCCTCGCGCGGGATCACCGTAGGAGCGCTGAGCACCGGCACTTTCATCCTCGCCCGTGCCGGTTTACTGGAGGGCAAGCGCTGTACCTTGCACTGGGAATCCATCGGTCAGTTCTCCGAAGAATTCCCGACGATCGAAGTCACCCGGGAGCTCTACGTTAACCATGACAACCGCTGGACCTGCGCCGGAGGTACGGCGGCGATTGACCTGATGCTGGCGCAGATCGCGCTCGATTTCGGTAACCAGCTCGCGGCGAGTATCGCCGAGCAATTTCTGCACGCCCGGATACGTGCGCCGGAAGAGCATCAGCGAATGTCGATCCAGTGGCGGTTCGGCATCCACGATCGTCGGCTGACCGCCGCCATCGCGTTCATGGAAAACAATCTGGAGAACATCGTCGGCATCGAAGAAATCGCCGACCGCTGCAATCTCTCCCATCGGCAACTCGAACGTCTGTGGCATCAGCACTTTGGCATGACGCCGAAGAAGTTCTATCTGGAGCTGCGATTGAACGAAGCACGGCGGTTGCTGCGTGAAAGTACCCAGCCCATTGCGTCGATTGCCTACAGCTGCGGGTTCGTTTCGGCATCCCACCTGGGTGCTGCTTACCGTCGTGTCTGGGGCTGTACGCCCGGAGAGGAGCGGCGGAAATTTGATGATGCTCACTCCTGA
- a CDS encoding ABC transporter permease, translating into METLSFILENAGLIGLLLGQHLFIVAVAVGLAILTGVPVGIFISQHPRTRRWVLAFAAVLMTIPSAALFGLMIPALSQIGYGIGVLPAVIALFLYSQLPIIRNTTTAIANIDPALREAAIGMGMSTGQRLRKVELPIAVPLIMAGVRMATVINIGIAAIAAYIGAGGLGSLIIRGIAQSDTRQLLAGAIVISVIAIAADYALYGLQRLLTPNGLNKNKLATGRMKEATT; encoded by the coding sequence ATGGAAACCTTGAGTTTCATTCTGGAAAACGCTGGGCTGATCGGTCTGCTACTCGGCCAGCACCTGTTCATCGTGGCGGTAGCGGTGGGGCTGGCAATTCTGACCGGCGTGCCCGTGGGGATCTTCATCTCCCAGCACCCCAGAACACGCCGTTGGGTCCTGGCCTTCGCCGCGGTTCTGATGACCATTCCCTCCGCCGCGCTGTTCGGGCTGATGATTCCGGCGCTCTCGCAGATCGGCTACGGCATCGGCGTGTTGCCGGCGGTCATTGCGCTGTTTCTCTACTCCCAGTTGCCGATCATCCGCAACACCACCACGGCGATCGCCAACATCGACCCCGCCTTGCGTGAAGCCGCCATCGGCATGGGTATGTCGACCGGGCAACGACTGCGCAAGGTTGAGCTGCCGATTGCGGTGCCGCTGATCATGGCCGGCGTGAGGATGGCCACCGTCATCAACATCGGGATCGCAGCCATCGCCGCTTACATTGGCGCCGGCGGCCTCGGCAGCCTGATCATTCGCGGCATCGCGCAATCGGATACTCGACAGCTTCTGGCCGGTGCGATCGTCATCAGCGTCATCGCCATCGCCGCCGATTATGCGCTGTACGGCTTGCAGCGCCTGCTGACGCCCAACGGCTTGAACAAGAACAAACTGGCCACCGGCCGAATGAAGGAAGCGACGACGTGA